In a genomic window of Chryseobacterium sp. G0162:
- a CDS encoding four helix bundle protein — protein MRDFKKFEVWQLSHQLTLKIYTSTKNFPKEEIFGLTSQIRRSFASIGYNISEGSGRNSDKEFANFINIALGSSNEAENQLILAKDLEYIHENDYQNLLEELTILKKKLVALWNRLNGN, from the coding sequence ATGAGAGATTTTAAAAAATTTGAAGTTTGGCAATTGAGCCATCAATTGACTTTAAAAATCTACACTTCAACCAAAAACTTTCCGAAAGAAGAAATTTTTGGACTGACCTCTCAGATCAGAAGATCATTTGCATCTATTGGATATAATATTTCAGAAGGAAGCGGCAGAAATTCAGATAAAGAATTTGCCAACTTCATCAATATTGCTCTGGGATCATCCAATGAAGCTGAAAACCAATTAATTCTTGCAAAAGACTTAGAATACATTCATGAAAATGATTATCAAAATCTTTTGGAAGAGTTAACAATACTCAAAAAGAAGCTTGTCGCTCTATGGAACAGGCTCAATGGAAATTAA
- a CDS encoding CitMHS family transporter: MLTFLGFLMIIIFMVLIMNKKMTPLTALVIIPVAIAFLAGFGPQLGEMMKNGVKEIALTGVMLIFAILYFSLMIDTGLFEPLVNLILKAVGDNPVKTTIGTAILTTLVSLDGDGSSTYIIVVAAMLPLYKKQGMNPLTLTCIIMLAGGIMNILPWGGPTARVMSSLKLGHTEIFVPMIPIMALGIIWVIFVAYILGKKEKKRIAKYGKYTKYSTGDIAGESDPQLLRPKLIWVNLILTLVLLTVMILDIVPLGIAFMIAFCIASVINYPKLKDQQKIISKHAGNALSVAGMIFGAGIFTGILNGTGIMQAMGNSMIDIVPKSWGSYLNIITAIFSVPLTFFLTNDAYYFGILPIIEATGRQLDIAPEILGRASLVGQASHLLSPLVPSTYLLVSLAGVEYSDHLKYTLKWAIGSSIIMLLGALVLGTI; encoded by the coding sequence ATGCTTACATTCCTTGGATTTTTGATGATCATCATTTTTATGGTGCTTATCATGAATAAAAAGATGACTCCTCTTACTGCCTTAGTCATTATTCCTGTAGCCATCGCATTTTTAGCAGGTTTTGGACCTCAGTTGGGAGAAATGATGAAAAATGGAGTCAAGGAAATAGCCCTTACAGGGGTTATGCTCATCTTTGCCATCCTTTATTTCAGTTTAATGATAGATACCGGGCTTTTTGAGCCATTAGTCAATCTTATTTTAAAAGCAGTTGGAGACAACCCTGTCAAAACAACGATTGGAACCGCTATCCTTACCACATTGGTTTCTCTGGATGGTGATGGTTCTTCCACTTATATTATTGTTGTTGCAGCCATGCTTCCTTTATATAAAAAACAAGGAATGAATCCATTAACGCTGACCTGCATCATCATGCTGGCTGGTGGAATTATGAATATTTTACCTTGGGGAGGTCCTACGGCAAGAGTGATGAGCTCCCTGAAACTGGGACACACCGAAATTTTTGTGCCTATGATTCCTATCATGGCTTTAGGTATTATCTGGGTAATTTTTGTGGCCTACATTCTGGGAAAAAAAGAAAAGAAACGCATTGCAAAATATGGGAAGTATACGAAATACAGTACAGGAGACATTGCGGGAGAATCTGATCCTCAGCTTCTTCGTCCAAAACTGATCTGGGTGAATTTAATATTGACTCTCGTTCTATTAACGGTAATGATATTAGACATTGTTCCTTTAGGGATTGCTTTTATGATTGCCTTTTGTATTGCCTCTGTCATCAATTATCCCAAGTTGAAAGACCAGCAGAAAATTATTTCAAAACATGCCGGAAATGCTTTGTCTGTAGCAGGAATGATCTTTGGAGCAGGAATCTTTACGGGGATTCTTAATGGAACCGGCATCATGCAGGCTATGGGAAATAGTATGATAGATATTGTGCCCAAAAGTTGGGGCAGTTATCTGAATATTATTACAGCAATTTTCAGTGTTCCTCTTACTTTCTTTCTTACGAATGATGCGTATTATTTTGGGATATTACCTATTATTGAGGCTACAGGACGTCAGCTGGATATTGCCCCTGAAATATTAGGAAGAGCAAGCCTTGTTGGTCAGGCTTCCCACTTATTAAGTCCGTTGGTTCCCTCCACTTATCTGTTGGTATCCTTAGCCGGTGTAGAATATTCTGACCACCTGAAGTATACTTTAAAATGGGCAATTGGATCATCAATTATTATGCTTTTAGGAGCATTAGTTCTTGGAACCATATGA
- a CDS encoding ATP-dependent nuclease — protein sequence MIKIPININLPDLWTSKTFTKNDWGEINLIVGPNGTGKSLFADQLKSQIQLNGYNPRLLNAERLSGLEKRNYDYFGISRIDSGFNISDFNRLKAYGEEFGLSSSAFIILKERLDIRVKIEALLSDIFNKTIRLVEEGGYLKPKIQNNSGGEEYGLKEKECHGLKELLTLLTFLYDDSKNCLIFDEPELHLHPQFQSFLLSEIRRFAGDPKVDSTKKLFFIITHSPYLLDLRSLDDLKSILVCHYNEPPNYVDNLEAQDEYILRKFLPRFNTHHKQFFFSPNPVFVEGYTDQQIITLLFDKLDYNISASGSSVIDVGGKDELAVFFRLCKTLNIKAKIIADLDALFKGKLREVAQQDENCTKYIQNNGLGTDLSRLIGELDQKLKSIADELITKTVLDKDINHIIDYLKPIIGTSDKRNSVITSMLIALVKFKDKILVQLSSKHQGEIHYILARFTHLLEAFKAASIFIFPKGEIEHYYTQTEIDYLNFTDKDKNTSFHTERDYILSSTDSNKLEENYGELISILKSSVPQIKVDLSKHLKFQIVEWLQTVQRAISKGDITDITGLKINSKIDYNLFSQIIEVVDLKIEDDKRFVCKIKINKSLTSIHQEIYFSESTIPHNFEFNI from the coding sequence ATGATAAAAATACCAATAAATATTAATTTACCTGATCTTTGGACATCAAAAACATTTACTAAAAATGATTGGGGAGAAATTAACTTAATAGTCGGACCAAATGGAACTGGAAAATCACTTTTTGCGGATCAACTTAAAAGTCAGATTCAACTAAATGGCTATAATCCAAGACTTTTAAATGCTGAAAGGCTAAGTGGACTTGAGAAGCGAAATTATGACTACTTTGGAATTAGTAGAATAGATTCTGGCTTTAATATTTCAGATTTTAATCGTTTAAAGGCATATGGCGAAGAATTTGGATTATCATCATCTGCTTTTATTATACTAAAAGAAAGACTCGATATAAGAGTAAAAATCGAAGCTTTACTATCTGATATATTTAATAAAACAATTCGTTTAGTTGAAGAAGGTGGCTATCTTAAACCAAAAATTCAAAATAATTCAGGAGGTGAAGAATACGGTTTAAAAGAGAAGGAGTGCCACGGTTTAAAAGAATTGTTGACACTTCTTACATTTTTGTATGATGATAGTAAAAATTGCTTAATTTTTGATGAACCAGAATTACATTTACATCCTCAATTTCAATCATTCTTACTAAGTGAAATACGAAGATTTGCTGGCGACCCAAAGGTTGACTCTACCAAAAAATTATTTTTCATTATTACACATTCACCATACTTATTAGACTTACGAAGTCTTGATGATTTAAAAAGCATTCTTGTTTGTCATTATAATGAACCACCAAACTATGTGGACAATTTAGAAGCACAAGATGAATATATACTAAGAAAATTTTTACCTCGATTCAACACTCATCATAAACAATTTTTCTTTTCACCAAATCCAGTTTTTGTTGAAGGGTATACTGATCAGCAAATAATTACTTTACTTTTTGATAAATTAGATTATAACATTAGTGCTTCAGGTTCTAGCGTTATTGATGTTGGAGGAAAAGATGAATTAGCAGTTTTCTTTAGACTTTGTAAAACACTAAATATCAAAGCAAAAATAATAGCAGATTTAGATGCTTTATTTAAAGGTAAATTAAGAGAAGTTGCACAACAAGATGAAAATTGTACAAAATATATTCAAAATAATGGTTTAGGAACTGATTTGTCGCGACTAATTGGTGAATTAGATCAAAAATTAAAATCCATAGCTGATGAATTAATTACTAAAACAGTTTTGGATAAGGATATTAATCATATAATTGACTACTTAAAACCAATAATTGGAACTTCCGACAAAAGAAATTCTGTTATTACTTCAATGTTGATTGCTCTAGTAAAGTTTAAAGATAAAATATTAGTACAATTATCATCAAAACATCAAGGAGAAATACATTACATTCTTGCAAGATTTACACATTTACTAGAAGCCTTTAAAGCTGCAAGCATATTTATATTTCCAAAAGGAGAAATTGAGCATTATTACACTCAAACAGAAATAGATTATTTGAACTTTACAGACAAAGATAAAAATACTTCTTTTCATACTGAACGTGATTATATTTTATCTTCGACAGATTCCAATAAGCTAGAAGAAAACTATGGAGAACTTATTTCAATATTGAAATCTTCAGTTCCTCAAATTAAAGTTGATTTAAGCAAACATCTTAAATTTCAAATTGTAGAATGGTTACAAACAGTACAAAGAGCGATATCAAAAGGCGATATAACAGATATTACTGGTTTAAAAATTAATTCTAAGATTGATTACAACCTATTCAGTCAGATTATTGAAGTTGTAGACTTGAAAATTGAAGATGATAAAAGATTTGTATGTAAAATAAAAATAAATAAATCTTTAACAAGTATTCATCAAGAAATATACTTTTCGGAATCTACAATACCTCATAACTTTGAATTCAATATATAA
- a CDS encoding GTP pyrophosphokinase family protein → MNKEDIEKHYSENKSQYENLADNIKQALKTFFGENNISFHSISSRIKELESYIEKIDRKGYENPIEQIEDFCGVRIICYYPLDLDKIATIINDEFEVIESIDKSANMEADRFGYRSNHYIVKIKKDWLKAPNYRGLEHLKAEIQVRTILMHSWADIEHKLAYKKQDDIPKEFRRKLYQLSALLEIADAQFQELKNNKENFKSSLIKSDKEGSDFFDIKSDLNLDSLQAYLDFNFPDRKKIDTSDLLEELKKLGISLEEIERYRVETIDILPKVEEEIMTEGRMFQIGIIRALLDLKSDIYWKKRPEKMKESHWGEVMQKWRKKIPLSN, encoded by the coding sequence ATGAACAAAGAAGACATTGAGAAACACTATAGCGAAAATAAATCTCAGTATGAAAATTTAGCTGATAATATTAAACAAGCTTTAAAAACATTCTTTGGAGAAAATAATATTTCTTTTCATTCAATTTCATCCCGAATAAAAGAACTGGAGTCATATATTGAAAAAATTGATAGAAAAGGATATGAAAATCCTATAGAGCAAATTGAAGATTTTTGTGGCGTAAGAATCATATGTTATTACCCATTAGATCTAGATAAAATAGCAACTATCATTAATGATGAATTCGAAGTTATCGAATCAATAGATAAATCTGCCAACATGGAAGCTGATAGATTTGGCTATAGATCTAATCACTATATTGTAAAAATAAAAAAAGATTGGTTAAAAGCACCAAATTATAGAGGACTTGAGCATTTAAAAGCAGAAATTCAAGTACGAACAATATTGATGCATAGTTGGGCTGATATTGAACACAAATTAGCTTATAAAAAGCAAGACGATATTCCAAAGGAATTTAGAAGAAAGTTATATCAGTTAAGTGCTTTATTAGAAATTGCAGATGCACAATTTCAAGAATTAAAGAATAATAAAGAAAACTTTAAATCTTCTTTAATAAAAAGTGATAAAGAAGGTAGTGATTTCTTTGATATTAAAAGTGATTTAAATTTGGACTCACTCCAAGCCTATTTAGACTTTAATTTTCCTGATAGAAAAAAAATTGATACCAGTGATTTATTAGAAGAGCTTAAAAAATTAGGAATTAGTTTGGAAGAAATTGAAAGATATAGAGTTGAAACGATTGATATCTTACCAAAAGTAGAAGAAGAAATTATGACAGAGGGTAGAATGTTTCAAATAGGTATTATCCGAGCCCTGTTAGACCTAAAATCTGATATTTATTGGAAAAAAAGACCTGAAAAAATGAAGGAATCGCATTGGGGGGAAGTAATGCAAAAATGGAGAAAAAAAATACCACTTTCCAACTAA
- a CDS encoding dicarboxylate/amino acid:cation symporter: MKSLQSQKTFTGKYLKNLTLYVFTAMIGGVLAGHYVPEESIRMGVVSRYFFMILETLILPVIFMAVVYGISQLSDLKNARNIVWQTILYFLVITSIAIILGFVFGLMMQPGSDTGIDVTKINTALPKTFEIKDDSVPNLIYLNRHGIFLFLSIVIGIAMNFSSKKEKFLNILDQGVNIFYTVIKYLYIILPLIIFCNIAYGVSVYGLNTLLPLSKVVATVYIADIVFIFGILGAVSYVFKFNLWKFLLNIKEEIILVVSTSSSKAAFPLIFEKMESEGYSRKILRFIIPLGYNFNLAGACIYLSVTCCFLVQFYAISLSLNDYLWLFIIVSITSKTASGVPGSGFLALIFTLNRFGKIPLTDIALLYSVDRFMNEARSVTNFIGIAVSGAIISKINQQQKSKKISV, from the coding sequence ATGAAATCCTTACAATCTCAAAAAACATTTACCGGAAAATATCTTAAAAATCTTACATTGTATGTGTTTACAGCAATGATAGGAGGCGTATTGGCTGGTCATTATGTTCCTGAGGAAAGTATAAGGATGGGAGTGGTGAGCCGGTATTTTTTCATGATCCTGGAAACACTGATCCTTCCTGTTATATTTATGGCAGTGGTATATGGAATCAGCCAGCTATCTGATCTCAAAAATGCCCGAAATATTGTATGGCAGACGATTTTATATTTTTTGGTAATCACTTCCATCGCTATTATCTTAGGTTTCGTTTTTGGGTTAATGATGCAGCCCGGTTCTGATACAGGAATAGATGTCACCAAAATCAATACAGCTTTACCCAAAACATTTGAAATTAAAGATGATAGTGTGCCCAACCTTATCTATCTCAACAGGCATGGTATTTTTCTATTCCTCTCTATTGTGATCGGAATTGCTATGAATTTTTCTTCAAAAAAAGAAAAATTCCTGAATATATTGGATCAGGGTGTGAATATTTTTTATACGGTCATTAAGTACCTTTACATCATTCTTCCCCTCATTATTTTCTGTAATATCGCCTATGGTGTTTCTGTATATGGTCTCAATACCCTTCTTCCCCTGAGTAAAGTAGTTGCCACTGTATATATAGCGGATATTGTATTTATTTTTGGAATTCTGGGGGCTGTTTCTTATGTTTTCAAGTTCAATCTTTGGAAATTTTTACTGAACATCAAAGAAGAAATTATCCTGGTAGTCAGTACCTCATCTTCTAAAGCAGCCTTCCCTCTCATTTTTGAAAAAATGGAATCTGAAGGATACAGCAGGAAAATTTTAAGGTTTATTATTCCTTTAGGATATAATTTTAATCTTGCCGGAGCCTGTATCTATCTTTCCGTGACTTGTTGTTTTCTGGTTCAGTTTTATGCGATTTCGTTAAGTCTCAATGATTATCTGTGGCTTTTTATCATCGTTTCTATTACCTCAAAAACAGCCTCCGGTGTGCCTGGTTCAGGATTTCTGGCTCTTATTTTCACCTTGAACAGATTCGGGAAAATTCCGTTGACAGATATTGCCCTTCTTTACAGTGTGGATCGTTTTATGAATGAGGCCAGATCGGTAACCAACTTTATAGGAATTGCCGTTTCCGGAGCTATTATTTCAAAGATCAATCAACAACAGAAAAGTAAAAAGATTTCTGTTTAA
- a CDS encoding restriction endonuclease, whose amino-acid sequence MSIFEYDHFDSPLKVGDDNPHMQECIFCRNKLEVFSIDDYWDVDLKEIYNFHQLGKSWCYEEGMDEEMWELDLSRYSCEVFFHHCNKCGWWRIIKDVTVSAKVSQLWQFFYGTAGLLKKLDLHNVDAPINEISKYLLAKYEARFSLHPKLFEDVTGQVFKNLGYETIVTGYSNDGGIDVILEKEGKQIGVQVKRYKNKIKVDQIRELTGALFLSGIPKGIFITTSDFQSGANKTIKKSHDRGLPIELINSKRFYDILKLTTESKIDKENIRNKLESALKNKLHSYNWENPMNSL is encoded by the coding sequence ATGTCAATCTTCGAATATGATCATTTTGATAGCCCATTAAAAGTTGGTGATGACAACCCCCATATGCAAGAATGTATCTTTTGTCGAAACAAATTAGAAGTGTTTTCAATAGATGATTATTGGGATGTAGATTTAAAAGAAATTTATAACTTTCATCAATTGGGAAAGAGCTGGTGTTATGAAGAAGGAATGGATGAAGAAATGTGGGAGCTTGATCTTTCTAGATATTCCTGTGAAGTATTTTTTCATCACTGTAATAAATGTGGTTGGTGGAGAATAATAAAAGATGTGACAGTTAGTGCTAAAGTATCACAGTTATGGCAATTTTTCTATGGTACTGCAGGTCTATTGAAAAAATTAGATTTGCATAATGTTGACGCTCCAATCAATGAAATTTCAAAATATCTTCTAGCTAAATATGAAGCAAGATTTAGTTTACATCCAAAGTTATTTGAAGATGTTACAGGACAGGTTTTTAAGAATCTTGGATATGAGACTATCGTGACAGGTTATTCAAATGATGGAGGAATTGATGTTATCCTAGAAAAGGAAGGAAAACAAATTGGTGTCCAAGTTAAAAGATACAAGAATAAAATAAAGGTTGATCAAATAAGAGAGTTAACAGGTGCTCTTTTTCTTTCTGGTATACCAAAAGGTATTTTTATTACTACATCAGATTTTCAAAGCGGAGCAAATAAAACCATTAAAAAGTCACATGATAGAGGTCTACCTATTGAACTTATAAACTCTAAAAGATTTTATGATATTTTAAAGTTAACTACTGAATCTAAAATTGACAAAGAAAATATTAGAAATAAACTTGAATCAGCTTTAAAAAACAAGCTACATAGTTACAATTGGGAGAATCCTATGAATAGTCTTTAA
- a CDS encoding XRE family transcriptional regulator produces MNEYKTDEIKRMVSEKIKEIKGETPYSKVSERCNVTAARISDVANNKIDCQLSTFIEIATGLRIHPKELFDIIFDFEEYYSELDK; encoded by the coding sequence ATGAACGAGTATAAAACTGATGAAATCAAAAGAATGGTCTCAGAAAAAATAAAAGAAATAAAAGGTGAAACTCCATATTCTAAGGTTTCTGAAAGATGTAATGTTACTGCTGCAAGGATTAGTGATGTTGCTAATAACAAAATCGATTGCCAACTCAGTACTTTCATTGAAATTGCAACTGGATTAAGAATACATCCAAAAGAATTATTTGATATTATTTTTGATTTTGAAGAATACTATTCTGAATTAGATAAATAA
- the groES gene encoding co-chaperone GroES codes for MSVNFKPLADRVLVEPIAAETKTASGIIIPDTAKEKPQEGTVVAVGPGKKDEPTTVQVGDKVLYGKYSGSELKLEGKDYLIVKEADLLGIIG; via the coding sequence ATGTCAGTAAACTTTAAACCATTGGCAGACAGAGTTCTGGTAGAGCCAATCGCAGCAGAAACTAAAACAGCTTCAGGTATTATTATCCCGGATACTGCAAAGGAAAAGCCGCAAGAAGGTACTGTAGTGGCAGTAGGACCTGGTAAAAAAGATGAACCTACAACGGTTCAGGTAGGTGACAAAGTTCTTTATGGAAAATATTCAGGTTCTGAATTGAAGTTAGAAGGTAAAGATTACTTAATTGTAAAAGAAGCTGACTTATTAGGAATTATAGGGTAA
- the groL gene encoding chaperonin GroEL (60 kDa chaperone family; promotes refolding of misfolded polypeptides especially under stressful conditions; forms two stacked rings of heptamers to form a barrel-shaped 14mer; ends can be capped by GroES; misfolded proteins enter the barrel where they are refolded when GroES binds) produces the protein MAKEIKFDIESRDALKRGVDALANAVKVTLGPKGRNVVIEKSFGAPHVTKDGVSVAKEIELEDRVENMGAQMVKEVASKTNDIAGDGTTTATVLAQAIVREGLKNVAAGANPMDLKRGIDKAVSAVVENLKSQSKTVGDSTEMVKQVASVSANNDETIGALIAEAFGKVGKEGVITVEEAKGIDTTVDVVEGMQFDRGYQSPYFVTNPEKMLAELENPYILLVEKKISSMKELLPVLEPIAQGGKSLLIISEEVEGEALATLVVNKLRGSLKIAAVKAPGFGDRRKAMLEDIAILTGGQVISEEQGFTMENISLDMLGTAEKVTIDKDNTTVVNGGGDEAKIKGRVAQIKAQMETTTSDYDREKLQERLAKLAGGVAVLYVGAASEVEMKEKKDRVDDALHATRAAVEEGIVAGGGVALVRAISALDNLTGINSDETTGIKIVKRAIEEPLRQIVANAGGEGSVIVAKVAEGSGDFGYNAKTDEYVHMLEAGIIDPTKVTRVALENAASVSGMLLTTECVITEVKSAEPAMPMGGGMPGMM, from the coding sequence ATGGCAAAAGAAATAAAATTCGATATTGAATCAAGAGACGCTTTAAAAAGAGGTGTAGATGCATTGGCTAATGCAGTAAAAGTAACTTTAGGTCCTAAAGGAAGAAATGTGGTTATCGAAAAATCTTTCGGTGCTCCACACGTAACTAAGGACGGGGTGTCTGTTGCAAAAGAAATCGAACTTGAAGACAGAGTAGAAAATATGGGAGCGCAAATGGTAAAAGAAGTTGCGTCCAAAACTAATGATATCGCAGGAGACGGTACTACTACCGCTACTGTTTTAGCACAAGCTATCGTAAGAGAAGGTCTTAAGAATGTAGCTGCCGGTGCTAACCCAATGGATCTTAAAAGAGGAATCGACAAAGCAGTAAGCGCAGTTGTTGAAAACCTTAAATCTCAATCTAAAACAGTTGGAGATTCTACAGAAATGGTAAAACAAGTTGCTTCTGTATCTGCTAACAATGATGAAACGATCGGTGCTTTGATCGCTGAAGCTTTCGGAAAAGTTGGAAAAGAAGGTGTAATCACTGTAGAAGAAGCTAAAGGTATCGATACAACAGTTGACGTTGTAGAAGGTATGCAGTTCGACAGAGGATACCAGTCACCTTACTTCGTGACTAACCCTGAGAAAATGTTAGCTGAACTTGAAAACCCATATATCCTTTTAGTAGAGAAGAAAATCTCTTCAATGAAAGAATTATTACCAGTTCTTGAGCCAATTGCACAAGGTGGTAAGTCTCTATTAATTATCTCTGAAGAAGTGGAAGGGGAAGCTTTAGCTACTTTAGTAGTAAACAAACTAAGAGGTTCTCTTAAAATTGCTGCTGTAAAAGCTCCAGGATTCGGAGACAGAAGAAAAGCAATGTTAGAAGATATCGCAATCCTTACAGGTGGACAGGTAATTTCTGAAGAGCAAGGTTTCACAATGGAAAACATCTCTTTAGATATGCTTGGAACTGCTGAGAAAGTAACGATTGACAAAGACAACACAACGGTTGTAAACGGTGGTGGTGACGAAGCGAAAATCAAAGGAAGAGTAGCTCAGATCAAGGCTCAGATGGAAACTACAACTTCTGATTATGACAGAGAAAAACTTCAGGAAAGACTAGCTAAGTTAGCTGGAGGTGTTGCTGTTCTTTATGTAGGAGCTGCTTCTGAAGTAGAAATGAAAGAGAAAAAAGACAGAGTGGATGATGCCCTTCACGCTACAAGAGCTGCAGTGGAAGAAGGTATTGTTGCAGGAGGTGGTGTTGCATTAGTAAGAGCAATCTCAGCTTTAGATAACCTTACCGGAATCAATTCTGACGAAACGACAGGGATCAAAATCGTAAAAAGAGCGATCGAGGAGCCATTAAGACAAATCGTTGCTAACGCAGGAGGTGAAGGTTCTGTAATCGTTGCTAAAGTAGCAGAAGGTTCAGGAGACTTCGGATACAATGCTAAAACTGACGAGTATGTTCACATGCTTGAAGCAGGAATCATTGACCCAACTAAAGTAACAAGAGTTGCCCTTGAAAACGCAGCTTCTGTATCTGGAATGCTTCTTACCACTGAATGTGTAATCACTGAAGTGAAGAGCGCTGAACCAGCTATGCCAATGGGTGGTGGAATGCCAGGAATGATGTAA